In Scheffersomyces stipitis CBS 6054 chromosome 8, complete sequence, one DNA window encodes the following:
- the FIS1 gene encoding Membrane protein involved in organellar division → MSEKSSVYPALEELSSPLSNQQLQILKNQVEAEQPEVSPQTTFNYAWGLIKSSNHKHQEEGVRLLTGVFRDVPSMRRECLYYLSLGSYKIGDYTNARRYVDTLLDAEPENSQARALKVTIDDQVTKEGLIGLGIVGGAIAAIGLGIMGAMMRKKR, encoded by the coding sequence ATGTCGGAAAAGTCGTCGGTTTATCCggctcttgaagaattgtcttCGCCACTTCTGAATCAACAGCTTCAGATCCTCAAGAATCAGGTTGAAGCAGAACAACCTGAGGTTTCGCCACAGACCACCTTCAACTACGCTTGGGGACTCATCAAGTCGTCAAATCAcaaacatcaagaagaaggtgttCGTTTGTTGACCGGAGTGTTCAGAGACGTGCCTTCTATGAGAAGAGAGTGCCTATACTACTTGAGTCTCGGTTCGTACAAGATAGGCGATTATACCAATGCAAGAAGGTATGTTGATACATTACTTGATGCCGAACCAGAAAATAGCCAAGCGAGGGCTTTGAAAGTAACAATTGACGATCAGGTGACCAAAGAGGGTCTTATTGGGCTTGGTATCGTTGGTGGAGCCATTGCTGCCATCGGATTAGGTATCATGGGTGCCATGATGAGAAAGAAACGTTAG
- the VPS70 gene encoding membrane protein involved in vacuolar protein sorting (go_function peptidase activity~go_process proteolysis and peptidolysis): MSDEKGFYTPIEVAPSRKQSWLKRFAAGAIGAAASLYLLSSAASYLSTEISETEAKKIILDALETNLAGNWSKIYTAEPHLAGTNFGLVQFTRDKFEEYGLDASIDTYEIYVSYPNDHDLNLLDAKTEEILYKAPLKEDVLKEDETTHGNDTVPTFLAYAANGNVTGQYVYANYGTKKDFEQLQEWGVDVKGKIVIVRYGAIFRGLKVKFAQENGAIGVLIYSDPGDDHGITEKNGYKQYPHGPARQESSVQRGSVQFLGGVGATPGDPTTPGYASKPGVERKDPHASIGKIPALPISYREVKPILEKLNGEGHHAKEDSWIGELEGFKYYTGPSKNYTLNLYNDQIYNISTLYNVYGEIPGEKRDEVIIIGNHRDAWIKGGAGDPNSGSATIVEVARALGELKKAGYKFKRTIVFQSYDGEEYGLLGSTEQGEYFADKYKRTVVAYLNLDASTTGSHLKLGASPLLNNILREAAKELEYPAKGVGSLYDHFVQETGDNIKNLGSGSDYTVFLEHLGIPSVDLGFGQGKGDPIYHYHSNYDSFYWISEFADKGFVYHNLAAKYLSLIVFGLGERELINFKLTDYSKDLIKYYNETIKAVPKKWFHQEISQETWDKYLNHDIADIEFISKATSRTYLPRRWFPFPELLNVRDCKMKGHLMYDSKHHKNATLEDLLLKTLEDINTLQNSTVSFDLKTFDLQSQHENKDDLNFWQRFKLHFQIKGHNKLLQYFERNFLYHKGLYERPWFKHIVFASGRFTGYEGQTFPGLKEALEDGDFERFVDWLGIVSKAIRRINAEIAVK, translated from the coding sequence ATGTCTGACGAAAAGGGTTTCTACACCCCTATAGAGGTGGCTCCTTCGAGGAAGCAATCGTGGCTCAAGAGGTTCGCAGCTGGAGCCATTGGAGCCGCTGCATCTCTCTATCTTCTTAGTTCTGCTGCTCTGTACTTGAGTACTGAAATCTCAGAGACCGAGGCTAAGAAGATCATTTTGGATGCGCTTGAAACAAACTTGGCCGGAAACTGGTCCAAAATATATACTGCTGAGCCTCATTTGGCAGGAACCAACTTTGGCTTGGTGCAATTCACCAGAGATAAATTTGAAGAGTACGGTTTGGATGCTTCTATCGATACTTACGAGATTTATGTCAGTTACCCTAACGACCATGACTTGAACTTATTGGATGCGAAAACTGAGGAAATCTTGTACAAGGCTCCATTAAAGGAAGACGTACTTAAAGAAGATGAGACCACCCACGGAAATGATACTGTTCCTACCTTTTTGGCTTATGCTGCTAATGGTAATGTTACTGGTCAATATGTCTACGCAAACTACGGTACCAAGAAGGACTTTGAACAGTTACAAGAATGGGGCGTAGATGTAAAGGGCAAGATTGTCATTGTCAGATACGGTGCTATTTTCCGTGGTTTGAAGGTGAAGTTTGCCCAAGAGAATGGTGCCATTGGTGTATTGATCTACTCTGATCCTGGCGATGACCATGGAATTACAGAGAAAAACGGCTACAAGCAGTATCCCCACGGTCCTGCTAGACAAGAAAGCTCAGTACAAAGAGGTAGTGTACAATTCTTAGGAGGAGTAGGTGCTACTCCTGGAGATCCTACTACTCCTGGTTATGCTTCTAAGCCTGGTGTAGAACGTAAAGACCCACACGCTAGTATTGGTAAGATTCCAGCCTTGCCAATCTCATACCGTGAAGTAAAGCcaatcttggaaaagttgaacgGTGAAGGTCACCATGCTAAGGAAGATTCTTGGATTGGTGAATTAGAAGGCTTCAAGTACTATACTGGCCCAAGCAAGAATTATACATTGAACTTGTACAACGATCAGATCTACAACATCTCCACTTTGTACAACGTCTATGGTGAAATTCCTGGCGAAAAGAGGGATGAAGTTATCATAATTGGTAACCACAGAGATGCTTGGATCAAGGGTGGTGCTGGAGACCCCAACTCCGGTTCTGCTACCATCGTTGAAGTGGCTAGAGCTTTGGGTGAGTTGAAAAAAGCCGGTtacaagttcaagagaaCTATAGTCTTCCAAAGTTACGACGGTGAAGAATACGGTCTTTTAGGCTCTACTGAGCAAGGTGAATACTTTGCAGACAAGTACAAGCGTACTGTAGTTGCttacttgaacttggatGCATCCACTACAGGCAGTCACTTGAAGTTGGGTGCTTCtccattgttgaacaacatcCTCAGAGAAGCTGCTaaggaattggaatatCCAGCCAAAGGTGTTGGCTCCTTGTACGATCACTTTGTTCAGGAAACAGGtgacaacatcaagaacCTTGGATCTGGTTCGGACTACACTGTCTTCTTGGAACATTTAGGTATCCCTTCTGTTGATTTGGGTTTTGGCCAAGGAAAGGGTGACCCTATCTACCATTACCATTCTAACTACGATTCCTTCTACTGGATTTCCGAGTTTGCCGACAAAGGTTTTGTCTACCATAACTTGGCTGCTAAGTACTTGTCTCTCATTGTTTTCGGCTTGGGTGAACGTGAAttaatcaacttcaagttgactGATTACTCTAAGGACCTCATCAAATACTACAATGAGACTATTAAGGCAGTTCCAAAGAAGTGGTTCCACCAAGAAATCTCGCAAGAGACCTGGGATAAATACTTGAACCATGATATTGCTGATATCGAGTTTATTTCTAAGgctacttcaagaacttaccttccaagaagatggtTCCCTTTCccagagttgttgaacgTGAGAGACTGTAAAATGAAGGGTCACTTGATGTACGACTCCAAGCACCACAAGAATGCTACTTTGGAGGACCTCCTTTTGAAGactcttgaagatattAACACTTTACAAAACAGTACTGTCTCATTCGATTTGAAGACCTTTGATCTTCAATCGCAACATGAAAACAAAGATGACTTGAACTTCTGGCAGAGATTTAAATTACATTTCCAGATCAAGGGCCACAATAAGTTACTTCAATATTTCGAAAGAAACTTCTTATACCACAAGGGCTTGTACGAGAGACCATGGTTCAAACACATTGTGTTTGCCAGTGGTAGATTTACAGGTTACGAAGGCCAAACTTTCCCAGGGTTGAAGgaagctcttgaagatggCGATTTTGAGAGATTTGTTGATTGGCTCGGTATTGTGTCCAAGGCTATCAGAAGAATTAATGCCGAGATTGCAGTTAAATGA
- a CDS encoding predicted protein, with protein sequence MKKQSPPRTRSTSTSASSGKPMLAERTHTGPNMSLPHKVYSKKPLSKMENMNLNDTKMISSFNSDGIEKNVSQMICAFCNELLSRCLPGEIAVSLTCGDMCHKTCFGVMVDRKHMDRKLQCGLCRKQTWCTNNNLVEMLVSSVDNEDFVLNTNPDESSQDGSSRNQFSTPRTHEEFPAFTNLNNEQSRLEIYKPQIELSCDPRPLELGSDKIQDFKCVLTVKAPQIFSKSDITSEDVKYKNDVEAEIYKYFHSQIKNWQETGLAPNPDQLGNLVMFDNLYISTNEVEWDIVKVFLFSKIILFSRKDEMIGKIMIREDISSINKFSGGIILNLRNGAIPEFYFRHTNPLIIAKWESIIIQYFKWNKLDPLNRFQITTNAFEIIPNVDFPEDVRNLATMIDEDRDIPSEYFAKSIALPEPYPLNLIICVPLANLSGLPNSEYKRLIIDFLHQIRQSLRVFDRMGLVFTGRDGNGKIANKGTFVSCTNKSWTGWDRVLNDVFVYSEGVPFSNETEELKVTIDKIVDLKPFVSNTSNFVNKVLILNGNNYRREQSVSNQGVNKIILQKKLNSLLERFSITILRVGGYTESFTTFNELIMNPNDDIEAEELVLSFGSSFFRFDSFSDLNERISYIMNWKIQQTCIPSIRVDISKFELNQNLLKFNEIEINGLMKKLNKVEDIVLFVKDITPGTERNIIIGLQTLTPCNNRPQLPVQEEEMAILQYTSSWITTREKMKICYKRLDDRNQGTHHENMASKKIAEEKETPPAESTSPPMPSSPLTSESLARRQMELSIMEALSDQKISLRDYRDKINRAIHIVQGYTEGSGGSPGSSSPADSSSSSQGSRRGFCCKGNLDLDLEKVKLRRFRDNSQYSEYIARHLEKIRDLDASNAALKCQDLHLSLE encoded by the coding sequence atgaagaagcaatCTCCACCTAGAACCAGAAGTACTTCGACGCTGGCTTCGTCAGGTAAGCCGATGCTAGCAGAACGAACTCACACAGGACCTAATATGTCTCTACCACATAAAGTATATTCCAAGAAACCCCTATCCAAAATGGAGAACATGAACCTCAACGATACCAAGATGATTTCTAGTTTCAACAGTGATGGCattgaaaaaaatgttAGCCAAATGATATGTGCTTTCTGCAATGAACTTCTCTCGAGGTGTCTTCCTGGTGAAATTGCAGTCAGCCTTACATGTGGGGATATGTGCCACAAGACATGTTTTGGAGTGATGGTTGATCGGAAGCACATGGATAGGAAACTTCAATGCGGATTATGTAGAAAGCAGACTTGGTGTACCAATAACAATCTCGTGGAAATGTTGGTTTCCTCGGTTGATAACGAAGATTTCGTGCTCAATACGAATCCAGACGAATCTTCTCAAGATGGCAGCTCGAGAAACCAGTTTTCAACTCCCAGAACACACGAAGAATTCCCTGCTTTCACAAATCTTAACAACGAACAAAGTAGACTCGAAATCTATAAACCACAGATAGAGCTTTCTTGTGACCCAAGACCATTGGAACTTGGCCTGGACAAAATACAAGATTTCAAATGCGTGCTCACAGTTAAAGCTCCTCAGATCTTCCTGAAAAGTGATATAACCTCTGAAGATGTAAAATATAAAAACGACGTCGAGGCtgaaatctacaaatatTTCCACAGTCAGATAAAGAATTGGCAAGAAACAGGGTTGGCCCCTAATCCGGACCAATTGGGTAATTTGGTAATGTTTGATAACTTGTATATCAGCACGAACGAAGTAGAATGGGATATTGTCAAGGTattcttgttttccaagattATTTTGTTTTCTAGAAAAGATGAAATGATAGGTAAGATCATGATAAGAGAGGATATCAGCAGCATAAATAAGTTCTCTGGAGGAATTATTCTTAATTTGAGAAATGGAGCCATCCCTGAGTTCTATTTTAGACACACCAACCCATTAATCATTGCAAAATGGGAGTCAATAATAATACAATATTTCAAGTGGAACAAATTAGATCCTTTAAACAGATTTCAAATCACTACCAATGCTTTCGAGATTATTCCAAATGTAGACTTTCCAGAAGACGTACGAAATCTTGCAACTATGATAGACGAAGATAGGGATATCCCTTCGGAGTATTTCGCAAAATCTATTGCGTTACCTGAGCCATACCCCTTGAATTTGATAATCTGTGTTCCATTGGCGAACTTATCGGGGCTACCAAATTCAGAATATAAAAGATTAATCATCGATTTTCTCCATCAAATAAGGCAGAGCCTTAGAGTCTTTGATAGAATGGGGTTGGTGTTTACTGGCAGAGATGGTAATGGGAAGATAGCAAACAAAGGGACATTTGTAAGTTGTACTAACAAGTCCTGGACAGGGTGGGATAGAGTTCTTAATGATGTTTTTGTTTATTCTGAAGGGGTGCCTTTCAGCAATGAAACAGAGGAATTAAAAGTCACGATAGATAAGATTGTAGATTTGAAGCCATTTGTTCTGAACACCTCCAATTTTGTTAATAAGGTTTTAATTTTGAACGGCAACAACTACAGACGGGAACAATCAGTAAGCAATCAGGGTGTCAATAAAatcattcttcaaaagaagCTCAACTCATTGTTAGAAAGATTTTCAATAACAATATTAAGAGTTGGAGGGTACACGGAAAGTTTCACTACTTTCAATGAACTCATAATGAACCCAAACGATGACATAGAGGCAGAGGAACTAGTCTTGTCATTTGGATCTAGCTTCTTTCGATTTGATTCATTTTCAGACTTGAACGAAAGAATTTCCTACATCATGAACTGGAAGATTCAACAGACGTGTATTCCATCGATAAGAGTGGACATATCAAAATTTGAGCTCAATCAaaacttgttgaaattcaacGAGATCGAGATAAATGGACTTatgaaaaaattgaacaagGTTGAAGATATTGTCTTGTTCGTCAAAGACATCACTCCAGGCACTGAAAGAAACATAATAATAGGGCTCCAGACGCTAACACCTTGCAACAACCGGCCACAACTACCAGTGCAGGAAGAGGAAATGGCAATATTACAATATACTTCGTCGTGGATAACCACTAGggagaaaatgaaaatttgCTACAAGAGGCTAGATGATCGAAATCAAGGCACTCACCATGAGAATATGGCCAGCAAAAAGATAgctgaagagaaagagactCCACCAGCCGAATCAACTTCACCACCTATGCCAAGCTCGCCGCTCACTTCCGAGAGTCTTGCAAGACGCCAAATGGAACTTTCGATTATGGAGGCTTTACTGGATCAGAAGATAAGTCTACGAGACTATCGAGACAAGATAAACAGAGCCATACATATTGTACAAGGATATACAGAAGGGAGTGGCGGTTCACCAGGGAGCAGCAGCCCAGCAgatagcagcagcagttcACAAGGCTCCCGAAGGGGATTCTGTTGCAAAGGTAACCTCGATCTCGATCTCGAGAAAGTCAAGCTTCGTCGGTTCCGAGATAACTCCCAATATTCAGAGTATATCGCAAGACACTTGGAGAAGATTCGAGACCTTGATGC
- the ANK2 gene encoding ankyrin repeat protein, giving the protein MTTVESAPTGSSSGATEGASLKEQILECARRNNTELLLSIKAELDNDHEKLADLINNTSELITGNTSMHIACARGNWEFIDIVLDIEGVEIDPKNREGDTPLHLAVKYTAEEPEHGYFVIDNLLDAGSDPRISDKHNLRPIDYVSKDDTKLRDLLESAGYAISMEIPEEEQLNTTNPETAAS; this is encoded by the coding sequence ATGACTACTGTAGAAAGTGCCCCCACTGGCCTGTCATCAGGTGCTACTGAAGGTGCTTCACTTAAAGAGCAAATTCTCGAGTGtgccagaagaaacaacacGGAATTacttctttccatcaaAGCCGAGCTCGATAACGACCATGAAAAGTTGGCcgatttgatcaacaacaCCAGTGAGTTGATTACAGGCAACACCTCTATGCATATTGCATGTGCCCGAGGCAACTGGGAGTTTATAGACATCGTGTTGGACATAGAAGGTGTAGAAATCGATCCCAAGAACCGAGAAGGTGATACACCTTTGCACTTGGCTGTGAAATATACAGCCGAAGAACCAGAACACGGTTATTTTGTTATTGACAACTTGTTAGATGCTGGTTCAGACCCTCGTATCTCCGACAAACACAACTTGAGACCCATTGACTACGTTTCCAAGGATGACACCAAGTTGAGAGATCTTTTGGAAAGTGCAGGTTATGCCATTTCCATGGAGATtcctgaagaagagcaatTGAACACAACCAATCCAGAAACTGCTGCATCA
- a CDS encoding predicted protein, whose translation MNVDIGQCAIDAVVSVFNGLNVKSGKPVVRSNGIKEWTVLAGVVGFIEKEDGIETVPLTVATGVKALPDKYRDFSDGLFVHDSHAEILALRLFNWFLVEECLKIRNGEKSDVIETLIDSDKFRLKNEVKLGLVVTEPPCGDASMGYLVEGQEDKEPWKDERKEYQENQLPVKRRKLKDISRGRGHFDKLGIVRTKPGRSDSQITLSKSCSDKLCIRQLTGITNSLSSTLFPEKIYLDYLILQKDKFLDDDVKRCFATRFADQLEPEARFRRLQTITYKKDAYDFHKPESKDSSNYSPSPLSLLYVVPYKMVQVLQNGVRNGSFVKGKPPRKGGESFICNRQLYKQLQAVRDVKGNNYIEFKNSLTERNLCKQMATSILHNWTPTSSDSFDFSSI comes from the coding sequence ATGAATGTGGATATTGGCCAATGTGCGATAGATGCTGTTGTTCTGGTGTTTAACGGTTTGAATGTCAAATCAGGGAAACCCGTCGTAAGATCAAATGGCATTAAGGAATGGACGGTATTAGCTGGGGTTGTTGGGTTCATTGAGAAGGAAGATGGTATAGAAACAGTTCCATTGACGGTAGCGACGGGAGTTAAGGCATTACCAGACAAATATCGAGACTTTTCTGATGGTCTTTTTGTTCACGATCTGCATGCTGAGATCTTGGCACTTCGTCTATTCAATTGGTTCTTGGTGGAAGAGTGCTTGAAGATAAGGAatggtgaaaaatctgaTGTTATAGAGACACTTATTGATAGTGACAAGTTCAGATTGAAAAACGAAGTCAAATTGGGATTAGTAGTTACAGAACCACCTTGTGGAGATGCATCTATGGGATACCTAGTGGAAGGACAAGAGGATAAAGAACCATGGAAAGAtgagagaaaagaatatcaagagaatcaacTCCCAGTCAAACGAAGGAAGTTGAAGGACATTAGCAGAGGTCGGGGCCATTTCGACAAGTTAGGTATCGTACGAACTAAACCTGGTCGTTCGGATAGTCAAATTACCCTCAGCAAATCTTGTTCTGACAAGCTCTGTATTCGGCAATTGACCGGGATTACCAATTCGCTCTCTTCTACCTTGTTTCCAGAAAAAATCTACTTGGATTACTTGATATTACAGAAAGACAAAtttcttgatgatgatgttAAGCGGTGCTTTGCTACAAGGTTCGCAGACCAGCTTGAACCTGAAGCAAGAtttcgtcgtcttcagaCGATCACTTACAAGAAAGACGCTTACGATTTCCATAAACCAGAGAGCAAAGATTCTTCTAACTATTCACCCTCTCCTTTGTCTTTGCTCTATGTAGTTCCTTACAAAATGGTCCAGGTGCTACAGAATGGCGTTCGTAATGGTTCTTTTGTTAAGGGAAAGCCTCCCAGAAAAGGAGGAGAGTCATTTATTTGCAATCGTCAGTTGTACAAACAATTGCAAGCTGTTCGTGATGTAAAAGGTAATAACTATATcgaattcaagaattcactTACTGAAAGAAATCTCTGCAAACAAATGGCCACTTCTATTTTGCACAACTGGACCCCTACATCTTCAGATAGCTTTGACTTCTCTAGTATCTGA
- the RPE1 gene encoding D-ribulose-5-phosphate 3- epimerase (go_function ribulose-phosphate 3-epimerase activity~go_process carbohydrate metabolism): MVQPIISPSILASDFANLGSHCKCIVNGGAEWLHLDVMDGHFVPNISLGAPIIASLRKQFPRSDPNPVFFDCHMMVSNPEQWIEDIAKAGGDGYTFHFEATDDALRTIKKVKAAGMKVGVSVKPKTPVEVLFPIVEEIDLALVMTVEPGFGGQKFMPEMMAKVEILRNKYPDLNIEVDGGLAKDTIDAAAKAGANVIVGGTSVFGAENPAEVIDFLRSSVATSLTAKGLLTK; the protein is encoded by the coding sequence ATGGTCCAGCCTATCATCTCTCCGTCCATCTTAGCCTCTGATTTTGCCAACTTGGGCTCCCATTGCAAGTGTATCGTCAATGGTGGTGCGGAGTGGCTCCATCTTGATGTCATGGACGGTCACTTTGTTCCCAACATCTCTCTTGGAGCACCCATCATTGCCAGCTTGAGAAAGCAGTTCCCCAGATCAGACCCTAATCCAGTCTTTTTCGACTGCCACATGATGGTGTCCAACCCAGAACAGTGGATCGAGGACATAGCCAAGGCTGGAGGCGATGGTTATACTTTCCATTTTGAAGCTACAGACGATGCATTGAGAACTATCAAGAAGGTTAAAGCTGCTGGCATGAAGGTGGGTGTATCTGTCAAGCCAAAGACTCCAGTGGAAGTGTTATTTCCTATTGTAGAGGAAATCGACTTGGCTCTTGTCATGACTGTAGAACCAGGCTTTGGCGGCCAGAAGTTCATGCCTGAGATGATGGCCAAAGTTGAGATCTTAAGAAACAAGTACCCTGACTTGAACATTGAAGTGGATGGAGGCTTGGCTAAAGACACTATAGATGCTGCTGCTAAGGCCGGCGCCAATGTCATTGTAGGTGGTACTTCTGTCTTCGGTGCAGAAAACCCAGCAGAGGtcattgacttcttgagaCTGTCTGTCGCCACCAGCTTGACAGCCAAGGGCTTGCTCACTAAGTAG
- a CDS encoding predicted protein, which produces MASKNSINKPKIKINAHSHAKTLGRKRAARARKNPSTKSSTSRYAEVSGTATKPSDSTAIALYTGEAPKPTGVVTNTTLSNKRAKKLARNQKYIDQRKNEGLGKEHEMDVEVETEEQRQSRLEQIKKALWSVVQNQSEGLYKVAVDAEGTTLGVQAF; this is translated from the coding sequence ATGGCATCCAAGAACTCCATAAATAAGCCAAAGATTAAGATCAACGCCCACAGTCATGCCAAGACTTTAGGAAGGAAAAGAGCTGCTCGTGCCAGAAAGAACCCTTCCACAAAATCATCTACTTCTAGATATGCTGAAGTTTCAGGCACTGCTACCAAGCCCAGCGACTCTACTGCTATAGCTTTATACACTGGTGAAGCTCCAAAGCCTACTGGTGTTGTGACAAACACTACTTTGTCCAACAAGAGAGCCAAGAAGCTTGCCAGAAACCAAAAGTACATTGACCAAAGAAAAAATGAAGGTTTGGGAAAGGAACATGAAATGGATGTTGAGgttgaaactgaagaacaGAGACAATCCAGATTAGAACAGATCAAGAAGGCTTTGTGGTCTGTAGTTCAGAACCAGTCTGAGGGACTTTACAAGGTTGCTGTGGATGCTGAGGGAACCACATTAGGTGTCCAAGCATTTTAG